A window from Branchiostoma lanceolatum isolate klBraLanc5 chromosome 9, klBraLanc5.hap2, whole genome shotgun sequence encodes these proteins:
- the LOC136441955 gene encoding zinc finger protein 431-like: MLHLSRFSRRLGALSTHKEKQNTEIDERRPEIPTVLPTGQHGQDPDSSVTFDTEMQQNKEEEACGVKSDQTAVQHDAGKKPYKCDQCDYASKQKGHLERHMRTHSGEKPFTCGECEYRTADRSSLSKHMRSHTGDKPYKCDQCDYSAAQKVHLDRHMAKHSGEKSFMCKECGYKTAYKSILRQHMKKHSGEKPYKCDQCDYSSKHVGVLKRHMFTHSGEKPLMCLECGYRTAHRSSLSKHMRTHTGVKPHKCDQCDYSAVVKQNLDQHMIIHTGEKPYMCEKCGFRTAHKSTLTVHMRMHVGDGKPYKCDQCDYSAMTKVYLNMHMAKHTGDKRYLCDRCGYRTAISYCLSVHMKTHDDERPYKCDQCDYAAKFKRNFDRHMATHTGDKPFKCTECRYRTADRSTLSRHMMVHTNDKPYKCDQCDYSTRRKNYLNTHLAKHRIHLRIQDL; this comes from the coding sequence AAATAGACGAGAGACGCCCCGAAATTCCAACTGTTCTGCCAACTGGGCAACATGGACAAGACCCGGATAGTAGCGTGACATTCGATACGGAAATGCAGCAGAACAAGGAAGAGGAAGCGTGCGGGGTCAAATCTGACCAAACTGCCGTACAGCATGATGCAGGcaagaaaccatacaaatgtgaccagtgtgactatgctTCTAAGCAAAAGGGTCATCTAGAGCGACATATGCGTACACACAGCGGAGAGAAACCTTTCACTTGTGGGGAGTGCGAGTACAGGACGGCTGATAGGTCTAGcctatccaaacatatgaggtCCCATACAGGAGAtaaaccctataagtgtgaccagtgcgactattctgctgcacagaaagtcCATTTGGATCGACACATGGCGAAACATTCAGGAGAAAAATCCTTCATGTGTAAGGAGTGCGGATATAAAACGGCTTACAAGTCTATCCTACGTCAACATATGAAAAAGCattcaggtgagaaaccatacaaatgcgaccagtgtgactattcttcaAAGCATGTGGGTGTTTTAAAGCGACACATGTTTACACACAGCGGAGAGAAACCTTTAATGTGTttggagtgcgggtacaggacggccCATAGGTCTAGcctatccaaacatatgaggaCCCATACAGGTGTTAAACcccacaaatgtgaccagtgcgactattctgctgttgTGAAGCAAAATTTAGATCAACACATGATCatacacactggtgaaaaaccctatatGTGTGAAAAGTGCGGGTTCAGGACGGCCCATAAGTCTACCCTGACTGTCCATATGAGAATGCATGTCGGAGATGGGAAGCCCTATaaatgtgatcagtgtgactattctgccaTGACAAAGGTGTATTTGAATATGCACATggcaaaacacaccggtgacAAACGCTACCTTTGTGATaggtgcgggtacaggacagcaaTCAGCTACTGCCTTTCCGTTCACATGAAAACACATGACGATGagagaccctacaaatgtgaccagtgtgactacgcTGCCAAATTTAAAAGGAATTTTGATCGACACATGGCTACACACACTGGTGATAAACCCTTCAAGTGTACGGAGTGCcgatacaggacagctgaccGGTCTaccctatccagacatatgatgGTACATACGAATgacaaaccctacaaatgtgatcagtgtgactattctaccaGAAGGAAAAACTATTTAAATACACACTTGGCCAAACATAGGATACATCTGCGGATACAGGACCTCTGA